Below is a genomic region from Sediminitomix flava.
CTTTTCAATATCCTTTTGCTGAATTCCGATACCCGTATCTTTTACTTCAACAATTATGATGAATCTCTTGTGGAATTTTTTCTTAGCCTTAATATTAATCGAAACGCCTCCTTCATCGGTAAACTTTATGGCATTAGTAGTCAAGTTATTGATGATTTGGAAGATTCTTGTGTCATCCCCAATGAATACTTCAGGTACTTCATTAGACATTGTATATGAGAAATCAATGCCTTTGTTTTGAGCATTGCCAAGGTTCATGGCATGGATGTTATCTAAAATAATTTTTAGAGAAATAGGCTTTTCAGAAAGCTCCATTCTACCTGCTTCAATTTTAGATAAATCGAGAATATCATTTAGAATCGTAAGAAGCGTGGTTGAAGACTTTTTGATCGTACTGATATAGTCTCTTTGTTCTGGGTTTAGAGATGTATATCCCAAAATATCTACCATACCAATAATTCCATTCATAGGAGTACGAATTTCGTGGCTCATATTTGAAAGGAATTGTTTCTTAACTTCAAGTGCTCGAAGTGCCTTTTCTTTTTCTTTTTCAGCCTCCTTGTGAGCTTTTGTGAGTTCAGTAACATCTCTGGCTAAACCATCAACCCCTGTAGGCCTACCTTTATCGTCTTTGATTAGTCTGAAATCAATGGCAATTTCTTTTAACTCAGAGCGAACAGGCAGAGAAATATGATAGTTTTTTACAGTTTGGTCACTGAGAAGCAACTTCCAAATTCGTTTTTTCTCAGTTTTACCGAAGTAATAGTCTGATATAGATTTATGAATGACTTTATGATGACTTTCACCAATCAATTCTTTAATTGAAGGGCTAATAATCATGAATTTACCATTCATATCAGTCTGGAAATATACATCTTGAAGGGATTCAAAAATACCTCTAAACTTCTCTTCACTTTCTTTTAAGAGTAGTTCAGATTGTTTTTTATAAGTAATGTCCTGCCCGAGACCTGCAACTTCTACTATTTTATTTTGAACAATAACAGGACTCAAGTTGATTTCCCACCACTTATGTATCCCATTTTTATTCGGTATTTTTAGTTCAAAAGTAGTTGATTCACCTTTGAAAGCCCTTTGGTATTTATCGATGAAATCAAACAGTTGATTTCCAACATTGAATTCCTTGAATACAGGAATCATTTTCATTGAGTTTTGCACTTTGGTATTGAAATTCTCAAATAGTTTCTGTGCAAAATTTTGGTTATGTCTTATGAGCGTATATTCTCTATCGATAGACCACATCAAGAATGAACCACTTTCAAAAAATGCTCTTAATCTTGCTGCGTGGCTAGATAGTTTTTGACGATTCTGATTCCTTACAATAAAACTTGTAAGCTGTCCGCTCACGTATTGTAAAAGCTCTAGGTTTTTTTTCGAGTATTTTGCAGATGATTCAAAAGATTGCAAAACCATCATACCGATCAACTTGGTTTCAAGTTTTAATGGTATTCCAATCCATACTTTGGGTGTGTTCTCAGTTTCAATACCCAAAGGTTTAGCGACCTTCTTAATGATATCGTCCAACATAATCATCGGACGCTGTTGCTTTATGCATTTTTCATTAAAAGGCAGAAGATGAGTGCTTTTTTCCCTTAGACTTTCCTCACCAAAATAAAAGCCTTGTTTCAGTTTGTAATATTCTTTTGAATTGTTTTCATCCAACAAAAGAATCTCAAAACTTTCTAAGTCCATTACATCGCCAACAAACAAAGAAAACTTATGGAAGAAATCTCTCATTGAAATTTGACCTTCCTGAATTTTGGCAATGTTGGTATAAATTGTTTGAGACTTTTCTATTCTGACTTGGCTAGTTACATTTTTGAGGATTGCTCTATAAATATATCTATCGATGTCAGTTTTGAATTGACAACTAATACTTCCTTCTAGTAAAACTTTGTAACCATCTTTACTAATTAGATCAAACCTGAAATTGGTGAAACTTCCTTTCAGCTTTAGAAGAGAAAGAATTTCTCTTACCGCAGAAACTAGAGCCGTATCTACAATATCAAATAAGTTTATATCAGACCAATCAGGGTAGTTGAGGGTAGTGACCCAAGCGGTATTGGCAAAAAGAATTTCTCCTGCTTCATCAAAGCTTAGAATGAGGTCATTGGACATATCAAAAAACTCCATGTACTCTTCCAAGTCTGAGTTGTTTTTGATAATACTTGTGACATTTTTAAGCTGATGCTTGAGCTCGTTATTTTCTTCTTTTAGGAATTCTAGCTGAGATTTTAAATTAGCAATTTCTTCGGCAGAGGTTAATTCCTGATTGAAAGAGTCCGTTGTCTGCAAAATATTGGTCTTTATGTCCGAAACTTGATCAATTCTAACTAGCTAATAGTTAGGTGAGTTATTAAGTAAGTAGAAAAAGGGAATGTTCTTCTCTTTGTATAAGATAAGCATTTAATCAATACTATCTCGAATAAATGTACATAACTAAGTTGTTATATCCATATTTAAATTATCTCAATCCTTAATTCATTTTTGATCTAAAAAATAATTGCAACTATCGTACGAGATAGTGGTTAAACAATAAATAATAAACAAGAGAACAAGACATGCAATTAAGACTGAGAATTATTATTACAATTTTCCTTTCGATAGGATTCGTGAATTTTTCTTTTTCTCAAAAAAATAAGAAAATGGATATGGAAGAAAATTTAGAAATGATCACACTTGGCGCAGGCTGTTTTTGGTGTGTAGAAGCTGTTTTTCAAGATTTGATTGGCGTAGAAAAAGTAGAGTCAGGCTATTCTAATGGACAAGGAAAAAATCCTACTTACAAAGAAGTTTGTTCGGGTACGACAGGTTATGCTGAGGTTGCCCAAATTACTTTTGACCCTACAGTCATTTCACTTGAACAATTGTTAGAAGTTTTTTGGTATACACATAACCCGACGACTCTGAATCAACAGGGAGCGGATAAGGGTACGCAATACAGGTCTGGAATTTTTTATGCCAACGAAGAACAAAAAAATATTGCCGAGCAATCTAAAGCAAAGGTTGAAAAAAGTGGTTTGTGGTCAGATCCTATTGTCACTGAAATTACTCCACTGAAAGATTACTACCCTGCTGAAAATTACCACCAAAACTACTATAATAACAATTCTCAGCAGCCTTATTGTCAGATCGTGATAGCCCCAAAGTTGAAAAAATTATACTCAGAATATAAGCACTTACTGAAGAGTCAGAACTAAGTTTTTATGGATTAATTATTCAATGTAGTTTGTAATTATTCACATTGAATAATTAATTCTTTTTTTACACTTAAAATTTTTCCACTTATTTTGGCACTCACAATTGACAGACTTAGGATAATTGAGAGAACCAATTAGAACTAAATCACATCTGTATTTCATTTTAAATTTGAATACATGAGTGATAACTACCATCAACTAAAAGATTGTTAGGTTTTTAGAGACTTTGAATTTCACCATCATAACTGAAATTAGAAGATTCTGATTGACGAATCAATAATTTAAGGTCTTTGTCAGACTTAACTACTATTAAAGTAAATATGAATATGAAGAACAGCTTAATTTTACTACTGTCCTTTTTCTTTATGGGACACATGGCTTCTGCAGCCAAGTATCAAATTGATCATTTAGAGCCAAGTACATGGTGGGTAGGAATGAAAAATCCTAAACTACAATTATTGGTTCATGGAGAAAATATCTCAGAACTCCGTCCTGAAATCAAATATGATGGAGTGACTTTAGACCAAGTTTCTTTGGTTGAAAATCCGAACTATATGTTTATTGACCTGACAATTGCAGAAAGTGCAAAAGCAGGTAAGTTTGAAATCGTTTTTACAAAGAGCGGTAAAAAAGCCTTGTCTTATACTTACGAGTTGTTAGATAGAGCTAAAGATTCAGCAGACAGAATTGGTTTTAATAATACTGATGTGATGTATTTGATTACGCCAGACCGTTTTGCAAATGGTGATCCATCTAACGACTCTGTAGATGGAATGGCAGACAAATACAATCGTGAAGATGATTACGGAAGACATGGTGGAGATATCCAAGGTATGATTGATCATTTAGACTATATTGAAGACATGGGGTATACAGCCCTTTGGGTGAATCCTATGATCGAAAATGACATGCCTAGCTCTTCTTATCATGGTTATGCAATCACTGATTTTTACCAAGTAGATGCTCGTTTTGGTTCTAATGAAGACTATAAAAAATTAGCTGATGCCTGTGATGAAAGAGGTATTAAGTTGATTATGGATATGATTATGAACCACTGTGGTTCAGAGCACTGGTGGATGAAAGACCTTCCAACTTCAGATTGGTTGAACTTCCAAGATGGATTTAAACCTACAAACCACAAGCGTTCTGTAACTCAAGATCCATACGCTTCTAAAGCAGATACAAAACTTCACTTTGATGGATGGTTTGTTGAAACAATGCCTGATATGAACCAAAGAAATCCATTCATGGCTACTTACCTTATTCAAAATACAATTTGGTGGGTTGAATATGCAGGTCTAGAAGGTATCAGAATGGATACTTACCCTTACCCAGATCAACACTTTATGGCAGACTGGACTGAGGCTGTAATGACTGAATACCCTGAATTTAATATTGTAGGAGAGGAGTGGACGACTAATCCAGCACTTGTTGCATACTGGCAAAGAGATAAGAAGAATGCTAATGGCTACACTTCTGAGCTTCCGAGCTTGATGGATTTCCCAATTCAAGATGCACTAGCAAAATCATTGAATAGTGATCATACACAATGGGGGCAAGGTTTTAACTTGCTTTACGAAATGCAAGCAAATGACTTCTTGTATGCAGATCCTTACAATTTGGTAGTATTCCCCGATAACCATGATATGGATCGTATCTATACGCAATTGGAAGAAGACTACACTAAATACAAATTGGCAATTGCCTACATGCTTACTACAAGAGGTATTCCTCAAATTTATTACGGTACAGAAATCTTGATGAGCCACATGGGAACTAGTTCTCATGGTGCATTAAGAGCTGATTTCCCTGGTGGATGGGAAGGAGATAAAGTAAATGCATTTACAGGTGAAGGTCTTGATGCTAAAGCTAAGGAAGCACAAGACTTCAATAAAAAGCTTACAAACTGGAGAAAGACAGCTACAGCTATTCATGACGGTAAATTGACTCACTTTGCTCCAGCTGGAATGGACGGAGGATCATACGTTTATTTCAGATATGACGACAATCAAAAAGTAATGGTTGTATTGAATATGGGAGAAGATAAAGAATTGTATTTGGCAGATTATGCAGAAGTACTTGATGGAGAAACTAAAGGTACGGATGTGATTTCTGGTAAAGAATTCGACTTAACAGCAGGTACATTTACAGCTCCAGCAGGAGAAGCTTTAGTACTAGAGTTGAAATAATCTTCCTATATTTTATAAAAAAGATCTTCGTTTTCTGAGAGCGAAGATCTTTTTTTTATCCCTTAGAATTGTCTTCCCTTTCCAATTGTTGAATGAGAAAGAGTTCGAATGATTTACAATTAGTTGTAGATGAAGGGAATAGAATAAAGGACTTTTTTACACTAAAAATCAATATTTTAGCCTTTGCTCATAATCACTAAAAATAGGAGTGCTAGTCTTGTGTAAGAGGCGATAAAAGTCATTTTTTTTATATCCGTTGACCTTCTAATTTTACAGCGTTTTAGATTTAGAACTTCATTATTGCTGTATTAGCATCAAAATATAATAACTAATGAAAAACGTAGACAATTACAATTTCGAAGGCAAGAAAGCCGTAGTAAGAGTAGACCTTAATGTACCTCTTAATGATGATTTTTCAGTAAGAGACTTCACGCGTATCAATGCGGTAATTCCTACTGTACAAAAAATCTTGAAAGATGGTGGTTCTGCAATCTTGATGTCTCATATGGGACGTCCGAAAGATGGACCAGAAGACAAATTCTCTCTTAAGCATATCGTTGCTCCTTTGTCTGAGAAATTAGGTGTTGAAGTAAAATTTGGTGGTGACTGTATCGGTGCTGATGCAGACGCGATGGCAGCTGATTTGAAAGCTGGTGAAGTAATGCTACTTGACAACCTTCGTTTCTACAAAGAAGAAAAAGCTGGTGATGAAGAGTTCGCTAAGAAATTGGCCTCTCGTGGTGATGTTTGGGTAATGGACGCATTTGGTACTGCGCACAGAGCTCACGCTTCTACTGCTGTAATTGCTAAGTTTGTTACTGACAAAGTAGCAGGTTACACAATGGGTCGTGAAGTTGAAGCTTCTAAGAAAATCTTGGAAGAAGGTGAAAAGCCTGTAACTGCGATCATGGGTGGAGCAAAAGTATCTGACAAAATTTTGATCATTGAGAAAATGATGTCAGTAGCTAACAACATCATTATTGGTGGTGGTATGGCATATACTTTCTTTAAAGCACAAGGTGGTAAGATCGGTATCTCTCTTTGTGAAGAAGATAAATTAGACCTAGCGAAAGAATTGCTAGTGAAAGCTAAAGAACTAGGTGTAAATATCTATTTACCAGTTGACTCTCGTGCAAATACTGGTTACTCTAACGACGGTGAGTGCAAAATAGTTGACAACATGGATATCCCTGAAGGTTACATGGGATTGGATATCGGACCAAAAGCTGAAGCTGAGTTTGTAGAAGTAGTGAAAAACTCTAAGACTATCCTTTGGAACGGTCCTATGGGAGTTTCTGAATTCTCTAACTTCGCTAACGGTACTATCGAGGTAGCTAAAGCAGTAGCTGAAGCAACTCAATCTAACGGAGCTTTCTCATTGATCGGTGGTGGTGACTCTGCTGCTGCAATCAATACTTTAGGTTTCGGTGACAAAGTATCTTACATCTCTACAGGTGGTGGTGCTATGTTGGAGCTTATGGAAGGTAAAAAACTTCCTGGTATCGCAGCTTTGGAGGACTAATTTGAATCAATAATAGTTTTCTAAAATATATCCCCTAAGTACTCCGGTATTTAGGGGATTTTTTATGTTTTCATACTTCTGAAATCAATTCATCAATTTACACTCTTGAACCCTGAGTAGCCTAAGTGTTGTTCTAGTTGAGTATGACTAAAGAGTGATAATAGTGGAATCTTAAATTTTTACTTAACTTTGAGGCTACGGTAATATTTATTATTTCACCAAGACTTATTTGTAGAAGTAAAACCTTTTTGGATGCCTGTATTTGAATTAGAGCAAGATAGATTGATGTTTCCTCCTGCTTATTTAGCAGATGAATCGGGTTTACTAGCTGTAGGAGGAGATTTATCTCCTGACCGATTAATAGAAGCATATGCAGAAGGCGTTTTCCCGTGGTTTAATCCTGGCGAAGAACCATTGTGGTGGTCACCAAATCCTAGATTTGTATTGTACCCCTCTAAGATCAAGGTTTCTAAAAGTATGCGTCAAGTTTTACGAAAGAAGAAGTTTCGAGTAACATTTGATCAGGATTTTGAAGGAGTAATTTCTGGTTGTGAAGAAGTCTATAGACCGGGCCAACAGGGCATGACTTGGATTTCCGATGAGTTGAAAGCTTCATATACAGAACTTTTTAATAAAGGCTTTATTCATTCCGTAGAAGTTTGGGAAGGAGATGAGTTAGTTGGTGGATTGTATGGAGGAGTAATGGGGAAATGTTTCTTTGGAGAATCTATGTTTGCCAAAACAAGTAATGCTTCCAAAGTTGGATTTATAATATTAAGTAAGAACTTAGAAGAGCATAATTTTGAATTAATTGATTGCCAAGTACACTCTAATCATTTGGAAAGCTTAGGTGCTGAAATGGTAAATCGAGCTCAGTTCTTAAAGGTTTTAGAGCGAAATCGTCAAAAGAAGTTTGAGAAGAATTCTTGGGATAAACACTTCAGAACAGATTTTGACTTTTAATGTTTCATAGAAAATCCCTTTCAGTTATGATTCAAAATACTGAAAGGGATTTTATTTATACCAAAGTTTAGATTTCTATTTTCTACTTCGATTCAATTAGAAATTTAAAATCTTCACTTGTTCTACTCGGAATGAATTTCGTGAATTTGAATTCGGTAATATCATGTATTTTGAATGGGTCTTCATCCATAATTTTTTCTAAATCGGATTGACTTTCCATATTCGATAAAATGATTCCCCCTGTTCGTGGTTCTTTCTTTCCAGAGGCAATAAAGTTTCCTAGTTCATATTGCTTATTGATAAATTCTAGATGTTCACTCATGTATTTATCAGCCATTTCCACGGCAACCTTGTAAGTCAATTCAATGATAATCATTCTCTCTTTTTTTAGTTTTCCAAATCTTTAAATAAGATCTGAGGATATCTTTAATTTCTCAATTTAGTATTTAAATCAGTGCTTTTTGATTTTAGCTGAGAAGAATGTTTTTCAATAAAAAAATCCCTTTCATTCCATAAAGAATAAAAGGGATTCTTGGCATTTAACTCAGATAGTTTAGAATTGGATTGCTGTATTCAATGCAACTTCCATCATTTGAGTGAAGCTTGTTTGGCGATCTTCAGAAGACAATGCTTCATGAGTAACCAAACTATCGCTTACAGTAAGAATCGCTAAGGCTCTCACGCCAAACTTAGCTGCGTAAGTATAAAGAGCAGTAGCTTCCATTTCAACAGCTAATACATTATGGTCTTGCCATTTTTTCATAGCACCTTCATCTTCGTAGAAAATATCAGATGTAAATACATTTCCTACGTGAGGTTTTAATCCAATTTTTTGAGCTTCATCATAGGCTGTTTTAAGGAGGTCAAAGTCAGCTACAGGAGCAAATGTATGACCTTCAAAAGTTCTATGATTGAAGTTACTATTTGTAGAAACTGCTTGTGCCAATACCAAATCTTTTACATTAACTGCTTTTTGGTAAGAACCACAGCTACCTACACGAATAAGGTTTTTTACACCATATTCATTAATAAGTTCGTGAGAATAAATCCCGATAGAAGGAACACCCATTCCTGTACCTTGAACTGAAATTCTTTTCCCTTTGTATGTTCCTGTGAAGCCAAGCATGCCTCTTACTTCATTGTAACACACAGGGTTTTCGAGATAGTTTTCAGCAATAAATTTTGCTCTTAGCGGGTCTCCAGGAAGAAGAATTGATTCTGCAATATCTCCTTTCTTTGCTGCTATATGTACACTCATCGATATTTTCTTTTTCTTAAGTCAGTTTATTAATCTAGATAATAGCTTTTGTGAAGCTATTCTCAGCACTTTTATTTAAAAGTACATCTTCAATTGTGGCTGCGATATCAGTAAATGAGTTTCTGAAACCAATATCTTCAGCTTTTATATTTTTACCATATACCAAAATAGGAATATGCTCTCGTGTATGGTCTGTACCTTTGAAAATCGGGTCATTTCCATGATCAGCTGTAATGATAAGCATATCATTTTCTTTCATTGCTGAAGTGATCTCTGGAAGACGTTGATCAAACTCTTCTAAACATTGTCTGTAACCTTTTACATCTCTACGATGACCAAAGTGCATATCAAAGTCTACAAGGTTAGTGAAAATGAGTCCTTTTTTATCAGTATTGATATATTCAATCGTGCGATCAATACCTTCTTGATTATCTTTTGTACGTACTGAGTCTGTAAAGCCTCTTCCACCAAAAATGTCAGAAATTTTACCTACAGCCATGACGCTCTGATTTGCAGATTTTATTCTGTCCATCATCGTTTCACCGATTGGCTCTAAAGAGTAATCATGTCTATTAGGTGTACGAGTATAATTACCAGACTCTCCGATAAACGGTCGAGCAATTACACGTCCGACATTTAGCATTTCACGAGCAATTTCACAATAGCGATAAAGTTCATCGATTGGTACAATCTCTTCGTGTGCTGCAATTTGGAAAACAGAATCTGCAGATGTATAAATGATTAGTTTACCAGTCTCAACATGTGCGTCTCCTAATTCGTCGATGATAGCCGTACCAGATGCTACCTTATTCCCGATTGTTCCCCTTCCGGTTTTTTGCTCAAATTCATCCATGATCTCTTTAGGGAAACCATTGGGATAGGTTGGGAACGGTTCTGTCAATGTTAAACCTGCAATTTCCCAGTGACCTGTGGTAGTGTCTTTACCTTTGGAAACTTCTTTTGCCATACCGTAGGCAGCTGTAGTTTGCTTCAAAGGGTTTAAGCCTTTAATTGGAGCAATGTTTCCAAGCCCCATTTTGTGCATATTTGGAACATCTAAACCAACTGCATCAGCAATGTGACCAAGTGTATTTGCTCCTAAATCCCCGTATTCATCAGCGTCGGCAGAGAAACCTATCCCAACACTGTCTAAGACTACGAGAATGACACGATCTATATTTTTCATTATTTCTTAGTAACTATCTCCAGAAACTTCTTTTCCTTCCATAATGGCAATACCATTACTCGTTCCTAATCTGCTTACACCCATGTCGATGTATTTTTTCGCAGTTTCGAAATCTCTTACTCCTCCAGAAGCCTTTAGTTTAGCTTTACCAGCTACAGCATCTTTCATGATTTGGATATCTTCAAAAGTAGCACCGCCTGTACCAAAGCCTGTCGATGTTTTTACAAAATCAGCATTTGCTTTTACAGAAAGCTCAGACGCCAATTTCTTTTCATCATCGCTCAAATAGCAAGTCTCAATGATAACCTTCAAGAGATTAGAACCAATAGCTTCTTTAATCGCCTTGATTTCTTCATAAACAGCTTCAGATTTTCCTGATTGTAACCAACCTACATTGATCACCATATCAATTTCAGTCGCGCCGTTTTCAATGGCATTTTTAGCTTCAAAAACTTTACTTTCAGTGCTCATTGCACCAAGAGGGAATCCGATTACTGAACAAACAGCAACTTCACTTCCTTTAGTATGCTCTGCAGCCAAAGGAACGTATGAAGAATTTACACATACTGAAAAGAAATTGTACTTTACTGCTTCTTCGCAAAGCTTAATAATATCAGCTTCAGTAGTAGTCGCTTTCAGTACGGTATGATCTATATATTTATTGATTTCCATTGTATTCGTTATTTGTTCAAGTAATTGAAAATTTGTTTGATCTCAGAAATTTCGATGTAAGGAAGCTTAGCTTTTTGAGCCTCATCTACTTTTTCATGTTCCCAAGTTGTGTGATAGGGAATATGTATGGCTTGACTACCAATATTTATGAGTGGAAGAACATCTGATTTTGCAGAGTTTCCAATCATTAAAAATTCTTCTTTAGCGATATTATACTTATCAAGAATTTGTTGGTAGGTCTTTTCATCTTTTTCACTTACAATCTCAATATGATCGAAATAGTCTGCTAGCCCCGAACGAGCAATTTTTGATTCTTGATCGAATAAATCTCCTTTTGTAATGATCATGAGTTTATAATCCCCATGTAATTCTTTAAGAGTTTCTTCGATTCCATCTAATAAATGAACAGGATGTTGGAGCATATCTTTCCCCCATGAAATTATTTTATGAATTTCATCACCTGTAATTTGACCATTTGTAAGTTCAATTGCAGTTTCAATCATGGAAAGCATAAAGCCTTTTACGCCATAACCGAAAATGTGCAAGTTTTTGATTTCTGTGTCAAAAAGCTTCTTTTTTAGCGTTTCCTCAGAGGTGTAGTGCAACAAAAGTTTTGCGAACTTATCTTCCACTTCGTTAAAGATTGGTTCGTTCACCCACAAGGTGTCGTCAGCATCAAAAGCAATTACAGAAGGTTTTGTCATTAACTCGATTGATTAGAATTTCAAAAGTTAAAATTAAATTCGGCGCAAATCTATGAAATGATTGTTTCCAAAATGACTTTAGGAGCAGAAATCTCTTCTTCTAGGATTGTATAGGCATCTTTTACCATATCCATGACATCTTCTAATTGATGATCTGAATTGAAATAAAGTGTCGCTAGTCCGTCACCTTTTTCTATTTTATCACCTACTTTTTTATGAAGAATGATTCCAACGCTATGGTCAACTTGGTCAGTTTTTGTTTTTCTACCTGCACCTAGTTCCATGGCTGCATTTCCGATTTGGTCAGCTACAATTTTGTGCACGTAACCATCCACCGTACTTACAACTTCAATTGTCTTTTCAGCAACAGGAAGGAGAGTGTAGTCATCGACAAGTTTTTCATTTCCGCCACTTTCCTTAATGAATTTACGAAGGTGTTCTAAGGGTTCTTCTGTGCCGATAAGTGCTTTTACTTTATCTGTTGCTTCTTCTATACTATTTGTATCTCCTTTGATAAATAGTGCCGTTGCAACCAAATGAATTACTAATTCAGTGAAGTCTTTAGGGCCATTTCCTTTTAGTGTTTCTATCGCTTCAATAAGTTCAAGACTATTCCCGACACTGAAGCCTAAAGGTTGATCCATATTTGAAAGTACCACAATCATTTTTCTTTCGAAGTCTTTTGCGAGTTGAAGCATCGTTTTCGAAAGCTCTTTGGCTGTTTCGGTATCTTTCATGAATGCACCACTACCTACTTTAACATCGAGAATGATCCCATCCGCATGAATTGCAAGTTTTTTACTCATAATGCTACTTGCAATCAATGGAATACTCTGTACGGTTGCAGTTACATCCCTTAGTGCATATAATTTTTTATCAAGTGGAACAATGTTCTTTGCTGCACCTGCAATCCCGATTCCTGTTTGATTGATTAAAGCGTTTAAATCAGTTTCATTTTTAGCAAATTGAAAACCTTCTATCGCTTCAAACTTATCAATTGTTCCACCTGTATGTCCTAAGCCTCTACCACTTAGTTTGGCTGTAGCCATTCCTAAGCAAGCAATAAGAGGGGCTATTGCAATACTTGTTTTATCACCAACACCACCTGTAGAGTGTTTGTCAATCAGAAAAGCTTCAACATCATCAAACTTTATGGTTTCTCCAGAGGCAATCATTTCGCTTGTAAGCGCAAAAATTTCTTCGTTGCTCATTCCATTAAAGCAGATAGCCATAAGAAATGCTGCCACTTGGTAGTCTGTGACTCCTCCATGTAAATACTCTTGGAAAAAACGACTAATTTCTTCTTTGCTAAGAGCTTTATTATTTCTCTTTTTATCTATTATGTCTACAGGTCTCATTGTGAAGTGCGGTTTCTATAAATAGGAATGCTTACTCAATA
It encodes:
- a CDS encoding glycoside hydrolase family 13 protein, encoding MKNSLILLLSFFFMGHMASAAKYQIDHLEPSTWWVGMKNPKLQLLVHGENISELRPEIKYDGVTLDQVSLVENPNYMFIDLTIAESAKAGKFEIVFTKSGKKALSYTYELLDRAKDSADRIGFNNTDVMYLITPDRFANGDPSNDSVDGMADKYNREDDYGRHGGDIQGMIDHLDYIEDMGYTALWVNPMIENDMPSSSYHGYAITDFYQVDARFGSNEDYKKLADACDERGIKLIMDMIMNHCGSEHWWMKDLPTSDWLNFQDGFKPTNHKRSVTQDPYASKADTKLHFDGWFVETMPDMNQRNPFMATYLIQNTIWWVEYAGLEGIRMDTYPYPDQHFMADWTEAVMTEYPEFNIVGEEWTTNPALVAYWQRDKKNANGYTSELPSLMDFPIQDALAKSLNSDHTQWGQGFNLLYEMQANDFLYADPYNLVVFPDNHDMDRIYTQLEEDYTKYKLAIAYMLTTRGIPQIYYGTEILMSHMGTSSHGALRADFPGGWEGDKVNAFTGEGLDAKAKEAQDFNKKLTNWRKTATAIHDGKLTHFAPAGMDGGSYVYFRYDDNQKVMVVLNMGEDKELYLADYAEVLDGETKGTDVISGKEFDLTAGTFTAPAGEALVLELK
- a CDS encoding response regulator; translation: MQTTDSFNQELTSAEEIANLKSQLEFLKEENNELKHQLKNVTSIIKNNSDLEEYMEFFDMSNDLILSFDEAGEILFANTAWVTTLNYPDWSDINLFDIVDTALVSAVREILSLLKLKGSFTNFRFDLISKDGYKVLLEGSISCQFKTDIDRYIYRAILKNVTSQVRIEKSQTIYTNIAKIQEGQISMRDFFHKFSLFVGDVMDLESFEILLLDENNSKEYYKLKQGFYFGEESLREKSTHLLPFNEKCIKQQRPMIMLDDIIKKVAKPLGIETENTPKVWIGIPLKLETKLIGMMVLQSFESSAKYSKKNLELLQYVSGQLTSFIVRNQNRQKLSSHAARLRAFFESGSFLMWSIDREYTLIRHNQNFAQKLFENFNTKVQNSMKMIPVFKEFNVGNQLFDFIDKYQRAFKGESTTFELKIPNKNGIHKWWEINLSPVIVQNKIVEVAGLGQDITYKKQSELLLKESEEKFRGIFESLQDVYFQTDMNGKFMIISPSIKELIGESHHKVIHKSISDYYFGKTEKKRIWKLLLSDQTVKNYHISLPVRSELKEIAIDFRLIKDDKGRPTGVDGLARDVTELTKAHKEAEKEKEKALRALEVKKQFLSNMSHEIRTPMNGIIGMVDILGYTSLNPEQRDYISTIKKSSTTLLTILNDILDLSKIEAGRMELSEKPISLKIILDNIHAMNLGNAQNKGIDFSYTMSNEVPEVFIGDDTRIFQIINNLTTNAIKFTDEGGVSINIKAKKKFHKRFIIIVEVKDTGIGIQQKDIEKLFKEFSQVEESYTKQNQGTGLGLAISLELSKLMGGDIWVESTFAKGSTFTFTMEVEATEGKIPQNVEDVDSNTLLKSFLRSPRIMVVDDNETNLKVAKTILDKAGCSVQTFQRGKDAIRVLEVKTFDVIFMDIQMPEMNGIEVTKTIHEKFPHFKTPIVAMTAFTLSEEKEEFLAAGMDDFLAKPIRPQQLIDKVLWILQKPEDGEEEVTMIETENETSNDESSALPIIQVEVANELKKYGGNEIIKMSYEEFEEETSGLIEEYKDAVRNKNITEAKSVLHTIKGTAGTLGVARLANQARLAEEKLKNDDISDLESQFQEAVYAFEEYKKNYIRILGL
- the msrA gene encoding peptide-methionine (S)-S-oxide reductase MsrA; its protein translation is MDMEENLEMITLGAGCFWCVEAVFQDLIGVEKVESGYSNGQGKNPTYKEVCSGTTGYAEVAQITFDPTVISLEQLLEVFWYTHNPTTLNQQGADKGTQYRSGIFYANEEQKNIAEQSKAKVEKSGLWSDPIVTEITPLKDYYPAENYHQNYYNNNSQQPYCQIVIAPKLKKLYSEYKHLLKSQN
- a CDS encoding phosphoglycerate kinase, producing MKNVDNYNFEGKKAVVRVDLNVPLNDDFSVRDFTRINAVIPTVQKILKDGGSAILMSHMGRPKDGPEDKFSLKHIVAPLSEKLGVEVKFGGDCIGADADAMAADLKAGEVMLLDNLRFYKEEKAGDEEFAKKLASRGDVWVMDAFGTAHRAHASTAVIAKFVTDKVAGYTMGREVEASKKILEEGEKPVTAIMGGAKVSDKILIIEKMMSVANNIIIGGGMAYTFFKAQGGKIGISLCEEDKLDLAKELLVKAKELGVNIYLPVDSRANTGYSNDGECKIVDNMDIPEGYMGLDIGPKAEAEFVEVVKNSKTILWNGPMGVSEFSNFANGTIEVAKAVAEATQSNGAFSLIGGGDSAAAINTLGFGDKVSYISTGGGAMLELMEGKKLPGIAALED
- a CDS encoding YciI family protein gives rise to the protein MIIIELTYKVAVEMADKYMSEHLEFINKQYELGNFIASGKKEPRTGGIILSNMESQSDLEKIMDEDPFKIHDITEFKFTKFIPSRTSEDFKFLIESK
- the aat gene encoding leucyl/phenylalanyl-tRNA--protein transferase; this encodes MPVFELEQDRLMFPPAYLADESGLLAVGGDLSPDRLIEAYAEGVFPWFNPGEEPLWWSPNPRFVLYPSKIKVSKSMRQVLRKKKFRVTFDQDFEGVISGCEEVYRPGQQGMTWISDELKASYTELFNKGFIHSVEVWEGDELVGGLYGGVMGKCFFGESMFAKTSNASKVGFIILSKNLEEHNFELIDCQVHSNHLESLGAEMVNRAQFLKVLERNRQKKFEKNSWDKHFRTDFDF